From a single Rutidosis leptorrhynchoides isolate AG116_Rl617_1_P2 chromosome 5, CSIRO_AGI_Rlap_v1, whole genome shotgun sequence genomic region:
- the LOC139850513 gene encoding root allergen protein-like, producing MTSVAIEVEVASSYPADRVFKVFKDFDTLAPKVNPQVFKSIETIEGNGDVGTIKIFTFGDGVPFTTGKYKVDAIDASSYSYSYSFIEGDNLLGILDSITHHVKIVPSADGGSLFKQTVVYNCKGNEKPSEEVLKADKEIYENTIKAIEAYAAAHPEIY from the exons ATGACTTCCGTTGCTATTGAAGTTGAGGTTGCTTCTTCATATCCAGCAGACCGAGTCTTTAAAGTTTTTAAAGATTTTGACACCCTCGCACCTAAAGTTAACCCTCAAGTCTTCAAGTCCATCGAAACCATAGAAGGAAATGGAGATGTTGGAACAATTAAGATCTTCACTTTTGGTGATG GTGTTCCATTCACGACCGGAAAATACAAGGTTGATGCAATAGATGCGAGTAGCTATAGTTATAGCTACTCGTTTATCGAAGGTGACAATTTACTGGGAATATTAGACTCCATTACTCATCATGTTAAGATTGTACCTTCTGCTGATGGAGGAAGCCTGTTTAAGCAAACAGTTGTTTATAACTGCAAAGGTAACGAAAAGCCATCTGAAGAGGTTCTTAAAGCAGATAAAGAAATATATGAGAATACTATCAAGGCTATTGAGGCATATGCTGCAGCTCATCCCGAAATTTATTAG